Genomic segment of Triticum aestivum cultivar Chinese Spring chromosome 6A, IWGSC CS RefSeq v2.1, whole genome shotgun sequence:
tcggctttctctactgaggtgctcgtccggatgaaccagggcacaatcgcagtagttctcctggtgctaccttagccggtaaagcggaacgtaaggcaccaaaacacaggagtcgggcaaacccaacatttgaccaaagacaatgattcggagctgatgcatatagggccaaactcgcgacgccgaacactccctaaggtattcggtctttgtggtataaaccgggcctaaataatggccttcgtaagaagccccttatgtccaggtacgtgcattggtctggcgtggccacatgccaagacgtcagcatccttgtcaatggtggatatgtatcaacaagagacagtaaaaaaggtttacgcagggtcttaatctaaaaagaatccttggagcgggtccctgctgcacgtctgcgcctgtgtctccgttgtgccgtatcctggacgtgtgtggcacgatgatcgtctgtaaaagagaggaatttaggtgaaaaaggttgtcgtgcaaaaagataattAAAGAAACTATGCATAATTCAAGATGAGGAGGAATGGCCACATGTCTGCGCGTATTGAGCCCCTTGTAAAtagggtgtgaccatttattcggtataagtagcggcgccggacttgattagttgtgtctgaggtcttgacgacctatgggGCGCTTTGgctagtccgggcgcctttagtgtgtggctgtcaaggcagcctcactctcttcggcgcacaaagatcgcttgatatttccatgcactgaaatgatgccgcgtggaccgagcatcttgagtgtgagggaggcatagtgtggtattgcattaaagcgagcgaaagcttcgcgcccgagcagtgcttgatagccactttgaaacagagcgatgtggaaggttaaatgctcgctatggaagttatcgggggagccgaatatgacttgtagtaggagggagcccgtacaacgagcccctgggcctggcgttactcctttaaaggtagtattgctatggcgaatttgtgttgggtctaaccccatcccgcggattgtatcctggtatattaggtttaggctgttgccgccatccatcgagactcgtgtgaagtgatatccgccaattactgggtctaataccaaggcagcccatcttgcgtgtcggatacttgttgagtaatcgcgatggtcgaaaatgatcggttgggacgaccattggcaggacttcgcggtgaaaGACACTTGAGTATATTTTCCtgggggtgccgcattgtttttttcccttgatcatgtgtagtacgtttactgttttgacttctggtgggaatttcttttgttcctcagtgtcttgcttgggaagctcgtcctcgtcttcacttagtGTATCCTCCctcttgtgtacggcgttgagcttgccggactgcttgaagacccaacattctctatgggtgtgattagcgggcttgctaggggtactatgtatctgacatacctggtccagaattttgttgaggctggacagctcatccctggtgcctttagtgggcggcttttgacctgacCGGGAGCTTttaaatccggcatttactgccgtgcccttcgtgttgtcttctttattccggcgtttgctattgctgttgcgccgtgatttcccgtttccatctctaacttcagatatactggggtcgctggtgctgcatctggctagccagctgtcctcacccgcgcaaaagcgggtcatgaggtttgttaatgcggccatcattctcggcttatcttggccgaggtgtctggcgagccattcgtcacggacgctatgtttgaaagctgccaaggcttcggcgtccagacagtcgacactctggttctttttagtgagaaacctgttccaaagctttcaggctgacaaTGTCAGCTTAATCATCTGTTGCGGCCATCCACAGCTAGTGGTGCTACCACTCACGCCGTGCCACTCTACCTTGCCGCGCAGCCGTCACTCCAACCATCTCTCTAAACCTCTTTAGGAACCGAGTTTTCTCCTGCGATCCCACAACCCCTACTCGAACCCATCAATCTCCAACTCTCCTCTACCCATGACGCCGCTATCATGTCAGCTGCGCCTCCGGGTCGATCCTGAATGAAGCCTCGCTACAAAAAAACCGACATGAATACTATAATTCATAGTTTTTGAAAGTTCTCAAAAACATACAATATGTTGGGGAGGTTTAAAGTGCtataagaaattaaattttataCTTAATCTAAAATTTACCAGAATGTTCAGAAAAACTAAACCTGTTTGGAATCGTGATGAACAGTAACATCATCTTTGCTACAATTTGTCCTCTATCTTGCACAGTTTGAGTAAGAACTAACCGAATAACACTATTTTCGACATAATTGCCCTGGTGTTGTATTTTTCCAGAAACATAAAGTTTGCCAAAAATGAGAAAATTCACTTTTGGGATTTTGGGAGGAAAAGAGCCACAAAGCTAGAGACCGGCCAGGGGTGGCCCATAGGGCTCGCATGCCCTAGCCTTGGGACGCAACACAGGGGCATGTGGGACCTATAGGCTTCCTCTGGTTGACCTCTTTCACCTATTTAGCCTCTTTTGTCACAAAAACAAAGAGAATCATTTCCCCTAATTTTCTTTGAAGCAGGGACAGACGCCGCCTCTTTTCATCTTGCCGGAGGGCCGTCTAGAGAAAGATTTGAGCTCCGGACAGAGGATCATCGATAGTAGCAACTCCTTCTCTATCATCACCATCATGTGTGAGTAATCTTCTGTAGACACATGAAGTGGATGGGAATTGGATGAGATCCATCATGTAATAGTTGTAAGATTTATCATGGATTGATGTCAGAGTGTCATTGTAGTTATGTGATTGATGTTACTATAACTTTGTTATGTGTAATGCTTGTCAGTATGGGCCGAGTGATATGATATCAGATTTGAACAATATTTCTTTTCTTGAATATCTATATGTTTGGTTCATACCTACAAGTTGTATGCAGATGTTATAGTTCTTCACTAGAAACTCTCAGGTGACATGATCGGGATAGCAATGGGAATGACTATAATTTGAAGATTACATGTGTCCATCAAATGTTAATGTTTTCTTTCGGTGTTTTGTAAAATGAGTACCTTCATCACTCTCAATTTCCATTAGGATACCGCTGAAATAAGAGGGTTTGACAAGATCTACAAGTTCTTATTGTAAGCATGCAGAACTATATAAGGAACAAGGAAAAGTACTGGTTGCACCCACCTTCGGTGCACccacgcaagaaaacatagcagaacactttttaaaaatctGAATCTTTGTGGCAATGTTCATCAATAAATGTTATGGGCGCTTGCAAAGTTTGGTGgtcaaataacattcgaggagttttgtacaaaaaagacaaaattacaAAATATGCTCAAACAGTGCACTCACATTTTGACTAAAGTGATTGTCTTTTTTGTACAGAGTTCTCGGATGTTATTTGACCACCAAACTATGCAAGCGCTCATAACATTTGTTGATGAACATTCCcccaaagtttcagaattttttgaagtgttttgatatttatttattttgcgtgGGTGCACCGTGGGTACAAAAACCACACTCAATAGATGCCTAAATAGATTAAAGAATATGAGCTAGGAAAGTTATCCCCTGTGTTTGAACTATTATATGATTGACTCTATCCATGCAACGTCCTAGACATGGATTTTTTATTAGTACGAGTCCTAGCGTACGTCTAGAAGAAGTGGTGTATGATCTGGAAGTGAGAATGGTGAGAGGGTAGTGTTCTTCCCAATCAAGCCAAAATAAAAAATTGTCAAGTTTTTCAAAGGTAGGGTTTCTAAGAGATTGTCCCATGTATAATTCATACCAATTAAAATAAATTCTCTTAAATCGGCATGCTCTATGATTGCATTGCAAAGCTCCAATGGTCAATGCTATCTGGTTTTATTTTTCTCAGATTCATTCCTAATATAGGTTGAAATCCACACCAACTAGACAAGGCAGATGTATTATCAAGATAAACTCTAGAGATTCAGCTAAGAAGGTTGCTTTCCTCACAGGTTCAGCATCACCATAGATAGTAATCAAATTCCACCCCCAAAAAAAATTTTGTTTTGTCCAATGAAGTAATTCTGACAAATTACTCCCCAATCTCAATTTGTAAAGTCTTAAATATGTCATTGCTAATTTCAACCAGTATTCCACTTGATCTCCCTCTTGGAGGGGACTAGTGCCTGCTAATTTCGTTTCCACCACTTAATGCATGCAGCttatttatttttgaaataaaaaatTTCTGGGTCTCGTGCGATTCCAGAAAGTCCAATTATCTTTTAACATCTAATTCATTGACAAAACATCGCTGGGAATCTCTCGTGGAAACAGTGTGTTTCACACAACCATGCATTGGTGAACTGTTTCTATTATTTTATCACTAGAGAAACTCTTTTTAATTTTTGCAAAATAGTCTCCTTCAATTTGAGCATCAGCATGCTCATTATCATAACACAACTCACTTAGGGAAGCATCACCAGTATCCATAACTTCTGGTGAGCCAGGGCAGGATGGTAAAGAGTTCTTAGTCAAGCTTTGCTGGACTAAATCACTCCTAGCCTTAATTTGCTAGTAATAATGTCTAGGTTGTGTTCTATCATATCAATAGAACAAACTAAATCAATGCCAACTAGTGAAGTAATATGCATAAGAGAAGAACTTGTATGATGTAATTTTTCAGAGTCAGCAAAATAACCATAGTTGTGTTTAGCAGATGCTCTCGCCTCACATCTTCTCTATCTTTGAGTCTATCACACCTACTTGGAACCCCTTCTCCTTCAGCATTGACATCTACATTGATATTCTTCCCAGTGATGGACACACGTACTACTCTGGACACACGTACATATAGGCACCGGATTCCGGGGTTAGTTCACAATTGAGAGATTATTATTCCAAGCTCcatataaacacacacacacacacacatagtgcCTGTGAAGACGTACATTTATTTGTTTTgcataacggtcatatcagaccGATCACCACAGATTTCAAGAGTATAAGATCAACTAGCTGGCTAGCCGACGACGGGGATGACTACGACCCGGTGGACGACCCCCTCCTCCTGCTGGTAGAAGACGAGGACGCGGTCCGACTGGAAGCCCGGCGGGGCTGGGATGGTGCCCACCGGCAGCGAGTCGATGGTCAGCTCCGGCCTGTCGCTCTTGATCTTGTCCATCGCCGGGTACACAGACCAGTGGAGCACCTCTGGCCACGATGTCTTCCCAGGAGAGCTCATCTTCAGATACTGATGTACTTGTATGGGTTTAGCACAGGCTCTATCCTATCTATCGTACGTCTTGGACTGAATATATAGGCTGGCCGAGTTGCGGTGCTCTTCACTTCAGGTAAAATAAATGCATAGGTTGGCTGGCTGGCATGCTAGAGATTACCGCCCATATGTTGGATGTCATCAGAATTTCTTGTTTAGTTAGTTAATCTGCTGACTGAGCTGGCAAAACAATGCCAGGCTAGCTAACTGATATGTCCTATGCACATATACGTCATGCATGGATATGCATCTTACTCTATATACTAAGGGCAcgtacaatggtggcatatggatacagaTGCCCCATGACAAAAAGTAGTTTCAAGCATCTATATTGATTTTTTCTCTCCAATGCAAGCTACTACTAGTGGGCATCATCAAATAATATAAAGTAGACTCTCATTACACATGCATCCTACTCTTCACTTCAACTTTTCCAACTTTATGCACCAGACCACAATTTTTCTCTCCAAGCATCCGCCTCCTGCAtccctatccgaacctacttttTCTGACATCGATCCTACATGGCATGTGAGGCATCACACTGGGGCTATGCACTGGCCATGCCCTAATGGGACATAGCGGACAGATGGAAGAGTTTATGGTTGACGTGTTCAGCCAGGCTAAGCCATGGCTTTCTGGGGGAAATATTCGGTTGTACGGGGAAAAACGACATGGACACTATAGGCACTTCAAAGTTTATTACACAAATTATCAAAAGCCTACATATGTTGGGGAAGTAATGCTCTATAAACGCGTAAAAGTTTATATAGTCGAACTCAAAGCTATTTGAATGCATGGAAAAACAAATCCTGATTCCAATAATGACGAACAGTAACGTCACTATTCATGTTGATTTTGTTAGTATCTTCCGAAAGAATATCAGTGTGAACTTGAAATTACACATATTCATTAAAATTAATTACCGTGCCAACATACGGTAaattttgagaaattctcaattaAAACTCTAAAAGTGGTTTCAGTGTAACTTGAATTTTATTGGATATATAGTTTCTTATAGCTTGCTGCAACCATGACCAGAAATGAAAATGTTCATCTAGTCATACGCACATCTGAACCCTATAGCGCAGGTAAGATCACTTTGTGCGGTCTATAGCCAAAATTTTGTGTAAGACATTGACAAAAATATATGGATATTAACGAGGAAAATCATGAAGTGTAGCTGCCCATAGCCCCTTAATCTATCACAACAGTTCGCCAGATTTTTAGATGACACATAACTATTAGTAGTATGCCAAGGAGCAATGATAAAACTTCATGTCATATGGTCATGCTGCACTGAAACGAAAAAAAGTGACGGTCAAGATAGCTGACCTCAATGTACATTTTTATCGAGGGGGCAACACAGGGGTCACAGATTTAGTTTCTGACTTCCAAGTTTAGCCATCCAAGTAAGTAGTACTCGTATTCAGGTTCAGTTGTAAGATCAAAGCTGAAAGCACCACAAAATTAGATAACATATGCGCCTTTAGATTTCTTTAGTTCCTAGAACTATTGAATCAATCGATAAGACCTCATGGACAACAATCTAGCACCAAAACAGGAAATCCGAACAGGTGCAAGCAAGATATGCATAGGGCTCTTATCTTTCAATGCCATCATAAACCAGCAGGCATGCAAATGCAAAATTAGCATATACTCTAATAACCAATAACAGATGGTGTACTGTTAGCTTTATCTTGCGAAGACTGTTATTTTCTCAGGAGGATATCAAAATGATATTTCTCTCACATGGGGCAAATGCAACATATCCAGATCACATGGGGGAAATGCTATTTTCTGAGAAGGATATCCAATGCCTTAAACTCGATGAGACAATAAAACTGGACAGGCCATATATCTGTTCTACCTAAAGATCATGCTTGTATAGTGTTATCCCATCAAACCTTAGTCACCCTATGAAGCTTAGCGCTGTTACTGAACACGTAGTTCAAATCATCCGCTGAGTGCAAGGTTCATTTTCACAGTGAGAGGAAGATTAAAAAACCTATTGTCCTTGAAAACAATTGAATGCGCAATGTGCTTTATGACAGGATTGCAGATTGTACTGTTCCAACTTCCAGTTTCGAGGAATGGCTATGCGTAGCACATAGCCAATGACTTCTGACCATGACATATTTACTTACCCGACAATTAAATATGAGTTACTCACTGGATATGTAGTACCTGGAGGTAAATAGTGGCACGCCTCTTGCTGCGCACAATCTTGCCTATTCATGTGCAGATGGCCACGGTGTACAGAAGTGTGATGCCATGTCAGGTGCTTCCCCGGTGTGTGCTTGTCCACCACGTGCTTCTTCTCCTCTGACCTGCAGGACCGTGCAGGATCAATTTACAGAAAGATTATGAAGTCACACAAAACAATAAATAGAAACGCATTGTGCTTTTTGTACCTCTCCTTGCGATTATCAGCCTTAAGGAGTGTTCCATCCAAGCATGAAGGCTGTAAGCAATTTCAATGTTTTAGTGCTTCACTTCATATGGATAAATTTAAAAAAATACTAAAACATCTAAGGAACTTATTAGCCATTTAAACAATGCTCGAATTGGCAGAGAAAATTAAGCAAAATCCCCCAGTATAATGTCGCCAAAGCTATTCTGTGTAGGGATTTTTTTTTCTGTCTTGACACCATAACATATTCCAAAAACATAGGCAAGTTCAACGAAGTCCTTCCACTTCAGAAAGATTAATTAACTTAACATGCATTAACTCATCTATGACATTGTTccgcaaaaaaaatataaaaattcagtTGTAAATAAAGAATTTGCTGATAGAAAGAGTGTTAGTTGCCAATAAAATGCAAAAACAATATAGAACAGCAACATGTTACAAAATAGTAAGAAAAATACTTAAAAGATGCAACAACTTTGCACTCTAACGTTACCAAAGCTATTGTGTGAATGATCCCCCAGTGTAAGCTCTGTATATGAATATTATTCATTCCCCACCTCGCCGACATAAGATTCGTGTCTCCCTAGGCTCCGTCCACCAGAGCACGCACATTGCCAGCAAGCCAGCGGCGATGCAGGCCGACATCCTTACAAAGGAAAAGCATCTTATCTGCAAGAAACTGACTGTCATCTTCGATGAGGCCACCTCCGATGACGCCAGGAAGCTCTGAGAACTGTCTGAGGTACAAGGGAAAAGCCAATGTGATCAATGTTAGCTGCATTGAAATTCTTTGAGACTTTTTTAATTAGAATTGATCTCAAAAGGCAGAATTTTTGTGTGGTACTAAAACAAATGAACCTCTTCCCTGTTATCTCGTCTGAGCACTTGTGAGAAAAAATCGTATTAAGGTTAATGATGACAAAGCACGAGGAAAGTTGAAAGTTTAAGCGAAGTGCATATCTACTCGAGAATTTACCAGGAGGCTATTCGAAAAGGTCTTGCTCACATGCATGGATGTGCTGCATTATAAAATTGTAGAGGGTGGAGGTTTGAGTTTTTGATAGCATTTCGTTATTTGTAAATAATATCAAATTCTTTGTTTGTATTGTGCTGGGACCATTGCTTGATTCTTGGCTATATATGACCACCTAACCATGGTTAACAAATGTGATGGAGAATATATTTCATTCCTGCATTATGATCGCTTATGTAGTATTGTTCTTAAGGCAtagttctacatgttatgctcatGCTATGGTGAGCAGAATGAAGAGCATTGCATGATGTTCATTTAATTTTAGTGCACTTGACCATAAATCAGGATTTTGTGCAGCATATAATGGAGGCTCTATAATCTAAGACATACACTTCTTGACCATGATTTATCTATTGAACTATTTGCACCTACAAAAGACAGAAAACATGTGCCACAAATGTGATATTTGGCACCTTGAAAAGCCAGATAAAGAGCAAGAAGGGTACACCGTACATGGCATGTTACCTATATGCATTGAAAATCTCTTCACCAAAACAATTGTTCTTAGAGATATAAAATAAAACATTCCTCAGGTTATCCATTTTTTCTAACAATAGCATAAGTAGACAAGCCATGAATAACATATTTGAAGGTCAGCAACTCAGCATCGACTGGTAGAACTAACAGAATCATTAATACTATCTAACGAGTTTTGGATCCTCATATTCCTAGCAATCCTACGGTGCAGATACAAACAACAATAACACCTGGTTTGCTGATTAAATAGACAACAACTCAAAGGCACATCCAAATACACTTGTGAATGTGAAAAGAACACTTAAACCCAACAAAATAATTTATATTCTCCCTTCCATCTATATCAAAGACTATCACCCAAGAGTGCCACTTTGAAGCTCTGAATGATGATACAAAAGAGTGTTACCTTCATCCTCTTCTTGACTGGAGAAGTTTGCATGATATCCACCACCTTTAAAACCTCTCGAGACAGTGACCTAATAAAATCGATCCAAAGATGAACATGGATTGCATGAGTACTCCCTCGGTTGTAGGACAAAAAGGATAATGTGTGATGCAGAAAGCGGAACATTTTCTTCCAGTGCATTCACCTAGACCTTTGAAGCTTCTGATTTTACAAAAAGCTGGTTTGTGAAACATGATCCCTAACACTAAGTAGACTAATACGTGAAATAAAAATAAGCAGGAAAAAAACAGATCAGACTAAATTTATACAAGAAAATGAGGTAATGATAACTTATCGATTCATTGAAAGTTGAGGTGGAGTCTTGTGATTTGCTTTCTCATGCAAGCCATAACTAACCAACATCTTCCAAGTAATGAAAAGTATATATACACAAACAAAAAGTTAGCACTGTCCATATTTACATTCTGGCTGTTTACAAATTACAACAGGATCTGCATGTTTTACATGTCCAGTACCATTGGCAGGCAGAAGTCCACGGATATGCATCTCATTGTAAAGCTTGGAAATCTCTTTCATATTACCACACCGAACATAACCTTGAATCAGTGTCCAATATGTAACATAATTTGGATCCACATTATTCTCAATCATTTGATCCAGAAGCTTGATTGCTTCTTCCATATACCCTTGAGTACAGAGACCATGGATCAGTATAGAATAGGTGAATACATTAGGCTGAATACCTTGCTCGATCATCTTTTGTTTTAACTTGAAGGCTTCAGTTGTATTACCATCCTTGCAATGTCCATCAATCAGGGTATTATAGGTGATAGCATTAGGGGACATACCCTTTGATTGCAACTTACTGAAAAGACTAACTGCCCTTTGAACATTCCCAGACTTGCAGAGGCCATAGATGAGAGAATTGTATGTTACGATATTTGGAGTAAGACCAACGCCCAACATCGCATCCCTCAGGCCAAAAGCTACATCGACAAAACCTGAGGCAGAGCAACCATGAATGAGGCTAGAATAAGTGTAGTTATCAGGAACGAATCCCTTTACTTTCAGATCCTCAAACAAATTTCTAGCATCTGAAACTCTACCCAATTTGCACAGCCCAAAAATAACAATGTTCCACATAATTTTTGCAGACTGATGATTTCCGCCAGCAACAGATTCAATGACATGTGCTACTTTACCAATATCAAGCGTGTTTGCACTGCAGTTTGGAATCATGTCTGTGCCGACAAGATTTTGCAACATCAAATTTGCCTCATCAACCTTTCCCTGTCTATAGAAACAGCTCACTAAAGCACTGCAGATGAAGAGATTTGGAGCCAGACCTTTCTCGGCCATTTCAAAATACAAATCATAGGCATCATGCAGATTGCCCTCTTTACACCATCCAGCTATCAGGGCTCCATAAGTGACTGTATTAGGAGAAAATCCCTTTGCAGTCATTTCAACAACGATAtcattcaccttgccactttgcctAGCTACAAAGAATCCGGTTATGAAAGAATTGAACATTTCAACTGAAGGAGCAAAGCCTAAATGTTCCATGTCAACCCTAATTTGAGTAGCTCTATCCAGGTCACCTATTTTACAGTAACCATCAATTAGTGTTCTGTAAGTCAAGCTGTCAGCAGGACATCTCCATTCCTTCATCCTACCAAATAGCTCCTCTGCTTCAACCATCCTCCTAATCTTACACAGCCCATTGATAACTGTGTTAACTGTAACCACGTTTCTTCCCAAACCCCTTGCTAAGGTTTCCTTCCAAAGGTTCAAGGCCTTCTCGGTTTTACCTGCTTTGAAGAAACCATCCAGCAGTGTGCTACAGCTAATTTCATTAGGCACTACTCCTCTCTTCAACATCAAGAACCACAATTTAAGTGCATCATCAATAGCACCACGTGAGCAAAAACCATTCAATAGCGTGTTATATGTTAGTGTTGTTCCTGCGAACCCATTCCTTACCATCATATCACAGGTTGCAAATGCCTTGTTCATGGAACCATTTCTGCAATACCCATCTACTAGAGTATTGTAACTGTATTTATCCAGACTCACCCCTCTGTcctccatctcctgtaaaagtttCTCTACTTCAAACATCCTCCCCAACTTGCAATATCCATTGATCAGTGTGTTGTACACAAACAAATTAACCTGCAGTCCGACATCAATCATCTCAGCTCTTACCCTGTTGGCATCTTCCATTCTTCCCCTTTGGCAATAGCCATTGATCACCGCACCATAGGCTACCTCGTCAACCACAATCTTCTCATTTTCTTTCATTTCCCTTACCACCCTctcagcctcctccaccctccCCTCCTTACAGTAACCCTTTACAAGTAAGGTATATGTCACAACATTCGGTGACAGACCCTTACTCTCCAGTGACAGCAAAATCCTTCTCGCAGCCTCGGCCTGTCCTACTCCACAATACCCATCCATAACCGCATGATATGCCACAAGGTTCACCTCCACACCCATCCTCTCCGTGTCCTGCACGAAATCCACTGCTTGTGCCACCCTCCCATCCCTGCAGTACGCCTTTGCCATGATGGCCACCGTGAACTCGTCCGGCAGTGTACCATCACACCGCATCTGCTCAAACACAGCCACCGCGGTGCCCACATCCCCAGCCTGTACAAGCTGGTTGAGCAGGCGGTTGCAGGACCGCAGGGTGCGGCGGCACCCGAACTTCCCCATTTCATCGAACACGTGGAGGGCGTCGGTAAGCTGGCCAGCGTCTGCGTGGGCTCGGAGGAGCAGGTCGAAGGAGGCGGCGGAGAAGGAGAAGTCTTTGTACACCTCGGCGAGGTGGGGGAAGAGGGATGGGGCTGCGGAGCTGGAGCGGGCGGAGAGGAGCGAGGCGACGAGGGCGCGCGCGGCGGGCAGGCGGCGGGCGTGGGCGAGGATGTgaaggagctgggcgtgggcgaggagggaggggcggtaCGGGGCAAGGCGGAAGAGGTGGAGGGCGGCGTCCGGGTCGAGGCggacgcggcggagggcggcgtggaGGAGGGCGTGTGTGagcggggaggaggagaggaggcgggaGACGGCGGGGaagcggtggaggaggaggaggcgagtgaGACGGCCTAGTAGAGTGGTGTCGGTCGCGGCGCCGACCTCGCCGTCGGCTTGGGGCGGAGCGGAGGAGTggatggggcggcggcggaggaggggggagGAAACAGGTCGGAGTAAGTGGCATCTCTGGAGCATGTATTGGTCGGAGAGGTATGTGGTGGTCTtgctgcggcggcggggtggtAAATGGGAAGGCGGAAGCGGTGGGTGGCGGCCGGCGGGGCGGTAAATGGGAAGGTGGCGGCCGGCGAGTCGGGTGGTCGGAGAAGAACGGGAGACAGGACGAGAGGGGTGGGCTAGTGAACTGAAGTGGGGTTTGGGGTAGGTCACCGAAGTGAGGCCCAACCTAGCCCAGCCCGTTATAAATTCAATAAGGCCGGCTCGCTAACCAGACGGAACTCGATACTGTACATCGAAGTCTCTTAGAGCCAGCCAGGAGCATTCCCCTAAAAAAAACTGTTGAGGAGTGCTCCTTCGAGAGCCTCCCCAACAATCACATGGGATGGGGTGAAAGCGCGCCACAGCCGCCGCCATGTGTCGCGCTCTAAACGCTCTTTCTGAAAAAATTATTTTTCCGCACGTATTTTTGGCTTTTTAGATGATCTTTCGCCTTTCAGTTTTCCACTTTTCTTTCTtagcttttcaaaaaaaaatcaggaaaaaaattgaaagaaaaaacGCAATTTTTccatgagaggcatggttttgcttccacaAGAGGTATAAATTTGTTTCTGCGAGAGACACGGTTTTTCTTTCGTTAgcggcacggttttgcttccgcgagggacatggccgtgcctttcggaaacgaaaaaatacgcaatttatctttttttctttcgtgagaggcacgggcatacctctcg
This window contains:
- the LOC123131956 gene encoding putative pentatricopeptide repeat-containing protein At1g19290, with product MLQRCHLLRPVSSPLLRRRPIHSSAPPQADGEVGAATDTTLLGRLTRLLLLHRFPAVSRLLSSSPLTHALLHAALRRVRLDPDAALHLFRLAPYRPSLLAHAQLLHILAHARRLPAARALVASLLSARSSSAAPSLFPHLAEVYKDFSFSAASFDLLLRAHADAGQLTDALHVFDEMGKFGCRRTLRSCNRLLNQLVQAGDVGTAVAVFEQMRCDGTLPDEFTVAIMAKAYCRDGRVAQAVDFVQDTERMGVEVNLVAYHAVMDGYCGVGQAEAARRILLSLESKGLSPNVVTYTLLVKGYCKEGRVEEAERVVREMKENEKIVVDEVAYGAVINGYCQRGRMEDANRVRAEMIDVGLQVNLFVYNTLINGYCKLGRMFEVEKLLQEMEDRGVSLDKYSYNTLVDGYCRNGSMNKAFATCDMMVRNGFAGTTLTYNTLLNGFCSRGAIDDALKLWFLMLKRGVVPNEISCSTLLDGFFKAGKTEKALNLWKETLARGLGRNVVTVNTVINGLCKIRRMVEAEELFGRMKEWRCPADSLTYRTLIDGYCKIGDLDRATQIRVDMEHLGFAPSVEMFNSFITGFFVARQSGKVNDIVVEMTAKGFSPNTVTYGALIAGWCKEGNLHDAYDLYFEMAEKGLAPNLFICSALVSCFYRQGKVDEANLMLQNLVGTDMIPNCSANTLDIGKVAHVIESVAGGNHQSAKIMWNIVIFGLCKLGRVSDARNLFEDLKVKGFVPDNYTYSSLIHGCSASGFVDVAFGLRDAMLGVGLTPNIVTYNSLIYGLCKSGNVQRAVSLFSKLQSKGMSPNAITYNTLIDGHCKDGNTTEAFKLKQKMIEQGIQPNVFTYSILIHGLCTQGYMEEAIKLLDQMIENNVDPNYVTYWTLIQGYVRCGNMKEISKLYNEMHIRGLLPANGTGHVKHADPVVICKQPECKYGQC